The proteins below come from a single Catenulispora sp. MAP5-51 genomic window:
- a CDS encoding aspartate aminotransferase family protein yields the protein MSEHIDEEPGIQLPVRAGAKVDIGEMSGVEADVLRGVLRAEPVGRLAPAEHPTGPALSIAANQVANQVANQIASQVANFGAAAGLLSPGDRLAPLSLMPEPPTDLAAFWQPSPAMTEPVATPEPPAGHPAIAPVIDPAIDTTLNIAIDATALASGPSGTGPLALLLATLLDGLDRGRADWLGPLPPGGPAAVRDAVAATGFGALPDKGEDPFETLAALGRLLAWGSADPAHPHCAAHLHCPPLAVGVAAETAVAALNQSLDSWDQSPAAGEIEERVVRTLTRSVGYSDASAGVLTSGGTESNLMGLLLARDDVLRRRFDADPDLDGVPPFAAGRLRILASDQAHFSVARNAAILGLGERCVVSVASDTEGRMRSDALAEAMEAVADRDEIPLAVVATAGTTDLGAIDPLVPIAKVAARHGAWFHVDAAYGGGLLLGTVADARLQGLHVADSVTLDLHKLGWQPVPAGCFLVKQAASLRSLEKRVSYLNSVDDEQAGYPSLLGRSLRTTRRADAVKLAATFQALGRDGFQQLTDRCLALAGYAAEAVRKHADLELTAEPQLTTVLFRYLPPDPRDADRVNGLLRRHLLEAGRAVLGRTELARERPGTPPGRVRLKLTLLNPHTTELQIDALLAAVRAAGGTASSSSAFVRGPS from the coding sequence GTGTCTGAGCACATTGACGAGGAGCCGGGCATCCAGCTGCCGGTCCGGGCCGGCGCGAAGGTCGACATCGGCGAGATGAGCGGCGTCGAGGCCGACGTCCTGCGCGGAGTCCTGCGCGCCGAACCGGTCGGCCGGCTCGCGCCCGCGGAGCACCCGACGGGACCGGCGCTGAGCATCGCCGCGAACCAGGTGGCCAATCAGGTCGCCAATCAGATTGCCAGCCAGGTCGCCAACTTCGGCGCGGCTGCCGGGTTGTTGTCGCCGGGCGACCGCCTCGCGCCGCTGAGTCTCATGCCCGAGCCGCCAACCGATCTGGCCGCGTTCTGGCAGCCGAGCCCTGCGATGACCGAGCCGGTCGCCACGCCCGAGCCGCCGGCCGGCCATCCCGCCATCGCCCCCGTCATCGACCCCGCCATCGACACCACCCTCAACATCGCCATCGACGCCACCGCCCTGGCCTCCGGCCCCTCCGGCACCGGCCCCCTCGCCCTCCTGCTCGCCACCCTCCTCGACGGGCTGGACCGCGGCCGCGCCGACTGGCTCGGCCCCCTCCCGCCCGGCGGGCCGGCCGCCGTCCGCGACGCGGTCGCGGCCACCGGTTTCGGCGCGTTGCCGGACAAGGGCGAGGATCCGTTCGAGACCCTCGCCGCCCTCGGCCGGCTGCTGGCCTGGGGTTCCGCCGATCCCGCGCATCCGCACTGTGCCGCGCACCTGCACTGTCCGCCGCTGGCCGTCGGGGTCGCCGCCGAGACCGCGGTGGCCGCGCTCAACCAGTCGCTGGATTCCTGGGACCAGTCGCCGGCCGCCGGGGAGATCGAGGAGCGGGTCGTCCGGACCCTGACCCGCTCGGTCGGCTACTCCGATGCCAGTGCCGGCGTGCTGACCTCCGGCGGGACCGAGTCCAATCTCATGGGGCTGCTGCTCGCGCGCGACGATGTGCTGCGGCGCCGGTTCGACGCCGATCCCGATCTGGACGGTGTGCCGCCGTTCGCCGCCGGGCGGCTGCGGATCCTGGCCTCCGACCAGGCGCACTTCTCGGTCGCGCGCAATGCCGCGATCCTCGGGCTCGGGGAGCGCTGTGTCGTCTCCGTGGCCTCCGATACGGAGGGCCGGATGCGGTCCGACGCGCTGGCCGAGGCGATGGAGGCGGTCGCCGACCGGGACGAGATCCCGCTCGCCGTCGTGGCCACCGCCGGGACCACGGATCTGGGTGCCATCGATCCGCTGGTGCCGATCGCCAAGGTCGCGGCCCGGCACGGTGCCTGGTTCCACGTGGACGCGGCGTACGGCGGCGGCCTGCTGCTCGGCACCGTCGCCGACGCGCGGCTGCAGGGCCTGCACGTCGCCGACTCCGTCACCCTGGACCTGCACAAGCTCGGCTGGCAGCCGGTGCCGGCCGGCTGCTTCCTGGTCAAGCAGGCCGCGTCGCTGCGGTCGCTGGAGAAGCGCGTCTCCTACCTGAACTCCGTCGACGACGAGCAGGCCGGCTACCCCAGCCTGCTGGGACGCTCGCTGCGCACCACGCGGCGGGCCGACGCCGTGAAGCTCGCCGCGACCTTCCAGGCGCTGGGCCGGGACGGCTTCCAGCAGCTCACCGACCGTTGCCTGGCGCTGGCCGGGTATGCGGCCGAGGCGGTCCGGAAGCACGCCGACCTGGAGCTCACCGCCGAGCCGCAGCTGACCACCGTCCTGTTCCGCTATCTCCCGCCGGACCCCCGCGACGCCGACCGCGTCAACGGGCTCCTGCGGCGGCATCTGCTCGAGGCCGGCCGGGCCGTCCTCGGGCGCACCGAGCTGGCGCGCGAGCGGCCGGGTACGCCACCGGGCCGGGTCCGCCTCAAGCTCACCCTCCTCAACCCGCACACCACCGAGCTGCAGATCGACGCCTTGCTGGCCGCGGTCCGCGCCGCCGGCGGCACCGCGTCCTCATCCTCGGCTTTCGTCAGGGGCCCGTCATGA
- a CDS encoding IucA/IucC family siderophore biosynthesis protein, producing the protein MNTFAADELSAEVLLRCWVREARIPVPTGGPMRLTFPATGVTVEVDVDAWSAVGWHRFGPAYPLALPHANRKSAAPKNKAFGRPAGDEIEPDSAWTAESWLPPSAPPPLDAATLAALIAREAGGGVPAVAELVGRVVDSSRRIAAHLSHGTAQGETRFLWAEKALVAGHPFHPAPKAREGWSQEEAARYSPELDGSFQLHWWVVDPAIAGHDSAESDKAPTLVHKLLGGDLPRGATPNSILIPAHPWQSHDLRQRPEVRALTDQGLLADLGPHGRPWHATSSIRTVYRADAPYMLKLPLALRITNSKRENLRKELRRGVEVRRMLDAGLAKAITAAHPGFGILGDPAWIVAETGGLGLDVLLRENPFGPMDRVYCVAAFADLGYGPSRNGHLRENLLADIIVGSAERTGLRPAEAVLDWFTRYLENVVVPILWLDSAHGITLEAHQQNTLVMLDAHGLPEGGRYRDNQGYYFRESAVPHLADFVPRPGEDSDTVVSDTIVDERLTYYVGVNNLIGMIGALGATALVDERRLLRRAREVLGRFAASRQAAGRAHRVTESLLESPTLPCKANLLTRVAGLDELVGPLETQSVYVQILNPLAVP; encoded by the coding sequence ATGAACACATTCGCCGCCGACGAGCTGTCGGCCGAAGTCCTGTTGCGCTGCTGGGTCCGCGAGGCCCGGATCCCGGTGCCGACCGGCGGCCCGATGCGGCTGACCTTCCCGGCCACCGGGGTCACCGTGGAGGTCGACGTCGACGCCTGGTCGGCGGTCGGCTGGCACCGGTTCGGCCCGGCCTACCCGCTGGCGCTGCCGCACGCCAACCGCAAGTCCGCGGCGCCCAAGAACAAGGCCTTCGGCCGGCCCGCGGGCGACGAGATCGAGCCGGACAGCGCCTGGACCGCCGAGTCCTGGCTGCCGCCGTCCGCCCCGCCGCCGCTGGACGCCGCGACGCTGGCCGCGCTGATCGCCCGCGAGGCCGGCGGCGGGGTCCCGGCGGTGGCCGAGCTGGTCGGCCGGGTCGTCGACTCCTCCCGCCGGATCGCCGCGCACCTGTCGCACGGCACGGCCCAGGGTGAGACCCGCTTCCTGTGGGCGGAGAAGGCGCTGGTCGCCGGCCACCCCTTCCACCCGGCGCCCAAGGCCCGCGAGGGCTGGTCGCAGGAGGAGGCCGCGCGCTACTCGCCCGAGCTCGACGGCTCGTTCCAGCTGCACTGGTGGGTCGTGGACCCGGCCATCGCCGGCCACGACTCGGCGGAGTCCGACAAGGCCCCGACCCTGGTCCACAAGCTGCTCGGCGGCGACCTGCCGCGCGGCGCGACCCCGAACAGCATCCTGATCCCCGCGCACCCCTGGCAGTCGCACGACCTGCGCCAGCGCCCCGAGGTCCGGGCCCTGACCGACCAGGGCCTGCTGGCCGACCTCGGCCCGCACGGCCGCCCCTGGCACGCGACCAGCTCGATCCGCACCGTCTACCGCGCCGACGCCCCCTACATGCTCAAGCTGCCCCTGGCGCTGCGTATCACCAACTCCAAGCGCGAGAACCTGCGCAAGGAGCTCCGGCGCGGCGTCGAGGTCCGCCGGATGCTCGACGCGGGCCTGGCCAAGGCCATCACCGCCGCGCACCCCGGCTTCGGCATCCTCGGCGACCCGGCGTGGATCGTCGCCGAGACCGGCGGCCTGGGCCTGGACGTGCTGCTGCGCGAGAACCCCTTCGGCCCGATGGACCGCGTCTACTGCGTCGCGGCCTTCGCCGACCTCGGCTACGGCCCCTCCCGCAACGGCCACCTGCGCGAGAACCTGCTCGCCGACATCATCGTGGGCTCCGCTGAGCGCACCGGTCTACGGCCGGCCGAGGCGGTGCTGGACTGGTTCACGCGCTACTTGGAGAACGTCGTGGTGCCGATCCTGTGGCTGGACTCGGCGCACGGGATCACGCTGGAGGCGCACCAGCAGAACACCCTGGTCATGCTGGACGCGCACGGCCTGCCCGAGGGCGGCCGCTACCGCGACAACCAGGGCTACTACTTCCGCGAGTCGGCGGTGCCGCACCTGGCGGACTTCGTGCCGCGCCCCGGCGAGGACAGCGACACCGTGGTGTCCGACACCATCGTCGACGAGCGCCTGACCTACTACGTGGGCGTCAACAACCTGATCGGCATGATCGGCGCGCTGGGCGCCACCGCGCTGGTCGACGAGCGCCGGCTGCTGCGCCGGGCCCGGGAGGTGCTCGGCCGCTTCGCCGCGTCGCGGCAGGCCGCCGGGCGTGCGCACCGGGTCACGGAGTCGCTGCTGGAGAGCCCCACGCTGCCCTGCAAGGCCAACCTGCTGACCCGGGTCGCAGGGCTCGACGAGCTGGTCGGCCCGCTGGAGACGCAGAGCGTGTACGTCCAGATCCTGAACCCGCTGGCGGTGCCGTAG
- a CDS encoding GNAT family N-acetyltransferase has product MAIMKTAQARGGGGWLLPTPFGRFEMEQLRPLKDLAVLHRWMNDPEVAAFWDLDGPREVLDRHIAAQLSSAHSEPYLGRLDGEPMSYWEVYQADQDPLAAYYSARRGDVGIHVLIGPGSHRGRGVGSTLIRAVADWALSRTASSRVLAEPDLRNQRSIRAFTNAGFEPRGFLDLPDKQAMLMVYDRTLIPETRRAG; this is encoded by the coding sequence ATGGCGATCATGAAGACGGCGCAGGCCCGCGGGGGCGGGGGCTGGCTGCTGCCCACGCCCTTCGGCCGGTTCGAGATGGAGCAGCTGCGGCCGCTGAAGGACCTGGCCGTGCTCCACCGCTGGATGAACGACCCGGAGGTGGCCGCCTTCTGGGACCTGGACGGCCCGCGCGAGGTGCTGGACCGGCACATCGCCGCCCAGCTGTCCTCGGCGCACTCCGAGCCCTACCTCGGGCGCCTGGACGGCGAGCCGATGAGCTACTGGGAGGTCTACCAGGCCGACCAGGACCCGCTGGCCGCGTACTACTCGGCACGCCGCGGGGACGTCGGCATCCACGTGCTGATCGGCCCCGGCTCCCACCGCGGACGCGGCGTCGGCTCGACGCTGATCCGCGCCGTCGCCGACTGGGCCCTGTCCCGGACCGCCTCCTCGCGCGTGCTGGCCGAGCCGGACCTGCGCAACCAGCGCTCGATCCGGGCCTTCACCAACGCCGGCTTCGAGCCGCGCGGCTTCTTGGACCTGCCGGACAAGCAGGCGATGCTCATGGTCTACGACCGGACCCTGATCCCCGAGACCCGGAGGGCGGGCTGA
- a CDS encoding lysine N(6)-hydroxylase/L-ornithine N(5)-oxygenase family protein: MQHYDVVGVGIGPFNLSLAALAEPLRENHSLQPLFLEQRPVFAWHRGMMLDGATLQVPFLADLVSLTDPTSRFSVLNWLRETDRLYSFYFAENLFLQRREYEAYCQWVAAQLPFCRFGTAVTRIRRAEVGFEIEYTAPSGPTMATAANIVLGIGTEPVTPFDLPGATLHSADYLLHRERLRTLDDVTVVGSGQSGAEIVLDLVRGGAPGQRVRWLTRSAAFEPMEYSQLGLEHFTPDYTRFFHGLREDVRADLLRTQGRLHKAISFETIADLYAELHMRSFDSLYGGTLGLAGDTGATLLPGVSVTGATYQVQQSQQARQSQGPGSVELTCLHDRQKREFSVLTDAVVLATGYRDRIPSFLDPGLAALLGPADLEHRAAPGVFVQNAEQRTHGVGAPDLGLGAHRAAVILNALTGRTVYDLPRRAAHTAFDPEAAAERDPGIRIEVP; this comes from the coding sequence ATGCAGCACTATGACGTGGTCGGGGTCGGGATCGGCCCGTTCAACCTGTCGCTGGCGGCATTGGCCGAGCCGCTGCGGGAGAACCACAGCCTGCAGCCGCTCTTCCTGGAACAGCGGCCGGTCTTCGCCTGGCACCGGGGGATGATGCTCGACGGCGCCACACTCCAGGTGCCGTTCCTGGCCGACCTGGTCTCGCTGACCGACCCGACCAGCCGGTTCTCGGTCCTGAACTGGCTGCGCGAGACCGACCGCCTCTACAGCTTCTACTTCGCCGAGAACCTGTTCCTGCAACGCCGCGAGTACGAGGCCTACTGCCAGTGGGTCGCCGCGCAGCTGCCTTTCTGCCGCTTCGGTACAGCGGTGACCCGTATCCGCCGCGCGGAGGTCGGCTTCGAGATCGAGTACACCGCGCCCAGCGGGCCGACGATGGCCACGGCGGCGAACATCGTGCTCGGCATCGGCACCGAGCCGGTGACGCCGTTCGATCTCCCGGGAGCGACGCTGCATAGTGCCGACTATCTGCTCCACCGCGAACGGCTGCGGACCCTCGACGACGTGACCGTGGTCGGCTCCGGCCAGTCCGGCGCCGAGATCGTGCTGGACCTGGTGCGCGGCGGCGCGCCGGGGCAGCGGGTCCGGTGGCTCACCCGCAGCGCGGCCTTCGAGCCGATGGAGTACTCCCAGCTGGGGTTGGAGCACTTCACACCGGACTACACGCGCTTCTTCCACGGCTTGCGCGAGGACGTGCGCGCCGACCTGCTGCGCACCCAGGGCCGGCTGCACAAGGCGATCAGCTTCGAGACCATCGCCGATCTGTACGCCGAACTCCACATGCGCTCGTTCGACAGCCTTTACGGCGGGACCCTCGGCCTGGCCGGGGACACCGGTGCCACTCTGCTTCCCGGGGTCTCGGTGACCGGCGCGACCTACCAGGTTCAGCAGTCCCAGCAGGCTCGTCAGTCCCAGGGTCCTGGTTCCGTCGAGCTCACCTGCCTGCACGACCGGCAGAAGCGCGAGTTCAGCGTCCTGACCGATGCCGTCGTCCTGGCCACCGGCTACCGCGACCGGATCCCGTCCTTCCTGGACCCGGGCCTGGCCGCCCTGCTCGGCCCCGCCGACCTGGAGCACCGGGCCGCCCCGGGGGTGTTCGTGCAGAACGCCGAGCAGCGCACGCACGGCGTCGGCGCCCCGGACCTGGGTCTGGGCGCCCACCGCGCGGCCGTCATCCTGAACGCCCTCACCGGCCGGACCGTCTACGACCTGCCCCGGCGTGCCGCGCACACCGCCTTCGACCCGGAGGCGGCCGCGGAGCGTGATCCCGGAATTCGAATCGAGGTGCCCTGA
- a CDS encoding IucA/IucC family siderophore biosynthesis protein: protein MSPSARNLRAETGAASETWRKAARALLAKCVGEFCYEGLFAPDPDPEAEGADHYRLDLDQGVCYRFRADRGDYGSWFVDPDSLRRSERGADSTPHDPLLFVRDAQGRLDLPGDTAGHLVRELAATLAADVCLARSAVTAAELADLSYAELEGHMTGHPWIVFNKGRFGFSASDALRYTPEARHHMRLPWIAVDQELAEFNAVRNLTSQRLYTTELDSNTRIRFGSELVRNGFNPARYWWLPVHPWQWDEMIQPLFGAEVAAGLIVPLGYADDEYLPQQSIRTFSNVSHPERHHVKLPLSVLNTMVWRGLPTERTVAAPAVTSWLLDIADADPFLNDECRVILLGEVASVAVRHPVLDRMPDAPYQYRELLGAIWRQPLPPRLEPGERARTMASLLHVDSEGRPLVVELVKRSGLDGADWLDKMFAAVLPPLLHFLYKYGVVFSPHGENAVLVNDEREWPTRLAVKDFVDDVNISAKDLPELAEIPAEVEAVILREMPDYLCQFIHSGLFVGHFRYLSRIAEQHLGVDPRLFWGLLADRILDYQASFPELADRFEAFDLFTQRIDRLCLNRNRLLLDGYRDRAERPHIEASGTVANPLSL, encoded by the coding sequence ATGTCCCCTTCGGCCCGCAACCTCCGTGCTGAAACCGGCGCGGCTTCCGAGACCTGGCGCAAGGCGGCCCGCGCGCTGCTGGCGAAGTGCGTCGGCGAGTTCTGCTACGAGGGATTGTTCGCCCCCGATCCGGATCCGGAGGCCGAGGGCGCCGACCACTACCGCCTGGACCTGGACCAGGGCGTCTGCTACCGGTTCCGTGCCGACCGCGGCGACTACGGCTCCTGGTTCGTCGACCCCGACTCGCTGCGCCGCTCCGAGCGCGGCGCGGACAGCACGCCGCACGACCCGCTGCTGTTCGTCCGCGACGCCCAGGGCCGCCTGGACCTGCCCGGGGACACCGCCGGCCACCTGGTGCGCGAGCTGGCCGCGACGCTGGCCGCCGACGTGTGCCTGGCACGCTCGGCGGTGACCGCCGCCGAGCTCGCCGACCTGTCCTACGCCGAGCTCGAAGGGCACATGACCGGCCACCCCTGGATCGTGTTCAACAAGGGCCGGTTCGGCTTCTCGGCCTCCGACGCCCTGCGCTACACCCCCGAGGCCCGGCACCACATGCGCCTGCCCTGGATCGCGGTGGACCAGGAGCTCGCGGAGTTCAACGCGGTCCGGAACCTGACCTCCCAGCGGCTGTACACGACCGAGCTGGACTCCAACACCCGCATCCGCTTCGGCTCCGAGCTGGTCCGCAACGGCTTCAACCCGGCGCGCTACTGGTGGCTGCCGGTGCACCCGTGGCAGTGGGACGAGATGATCCAGCCGCTGTTCGGCGCGGAGGTGGCGGCCGGCCTGATCGTCCCGCTGGGCTACGCCGACGACGAGTACCTGCCGCAGCAGTCGATCCGGACGTTCTCCAACGTCTCGCACCCCGAGCGCCACCACGTGAAGCTGCCGCTGTCGGTGCTGAACACCATGGTCTGGCGCGGACTGCCGACCGAGCGCACCGTCGCGGCGCCGGCGGTGACCTCCTGGCTGCTGGACATCGCGGACGCGGACCCGTTCCTGAACGACGAGTGCCGCGTGATCCTGCTCGGCGAGGTGGCCTCGGTGGCGGTGCGCCACCCGGTGCTGGACCGGATGCCGGACGCGCCGTACCAGTACCGCGAACTGCTCGGCGCGATCTGGCGCCAGCCGCTGCCCCCGCGCCTGGAGCCGGGGGAGCGGGCCCGCACGATGGCCTCGCTGCTGCACGTCGACAGCGAGGGCCGGCCGCTGGTGGTCGAGCTGGTGAAGCGCTCGGGGCTGGACGGCGCGGACTGGCTGGACAAGATGTTCGCCGCCGTCCTGCCGCCGCTGCTGCACTTCCTCTACAAGTACGGCGTGGTCTTCTCCCCGCACGGGGAGAACGCGGTGCTGGTCAACGACGAGCGGGAGTGGCCGACCCGGCTGGCCGTGAAGGACTTCGTCGACGACGTCAACATCTCGGCGAAGGACCTGCCCGAGCTCGCCGAGATCCCGGCCGAGGTGGAAGCCGTCATCCTGCGCGAGATGCCGGACTACCTGTGCCAGTTCATCCACTCCGGGCTGTTCGTCGGCCACTTCCGGTACCTGTCGCGCATCGCCGAGCAGCACCTGGGCGTCGACCCCCGGCTGTTCTGGGGCCTGCTGGCCGACCGGATCCTGGACTACCAGGCCTCGTTCCCGGAGCTGGCCGACCGCTTCGAGGCCTTCGACCTGTTCACCCAGCGGATCGACCGGCTGTGCCTGAACCGGAACCGGCTGCTGCTGGACGGGTACCGGGACCGCGCGGAGCGGCCGCACATCGAGGCCTCCGGAACGGTCGCCAACCCGCTGAGTCTGTAG
- a CDS encoding ArsR/SmtB family transcription factor has protein sequence MLRFDLDGPMLANTRFAISPVAITVHALSLLSAKAAPFGGGWHDRVRSAIRDHRLTAVGALFGSAGDYVPDFLTPQPLGPEAEFVDELHAIATTGAERLAFELRVTIEGVPCEGVTGVVGGRAPNALLDLAQRGERAAAERLAAELDQVWRLVVAPAWPMFRARLEADISGHAQVIARHGLAAVWPGLHPSLDMPADDHLRVASRFKGRIPSGGGLTLVPTVFGSALRIIADSIPAPDPRSPMLAYPAAPGPRSRSSDSVPPPPDPAPDLLGATRARLLADLDIARTTAELGERHFLAVSTVSYHLGILHRSGLVTRVRDRNRVLYQHSSRAAAVLPGPRR, from the coding sequence ATGCTGCGGTTCGATCTGGACGGCCCGATGCTGGCGAACACCCGCTTCGCGATCTCGCCGGTCGCCATCACGGTCCACGCGCTGTCGCTGTTGTCCGCGAAAGCCGCGCCGTTCGGCGGCGGCTGGCACGACCGCGTACGGTCCGCCATCCGCGACCACCGCCTGACGGCGGTCGGCGCCTTGTTCGGCTCCGCCGGCGACTACGTCCCCGACTTCCTCACCCCGCAGCCCCTCGGGCCCGAGGCGGAGTTCGTCGACGAGCTGCACGCGATCGCCACGACCGGGGCCGAGCGGCTGGCCTTCGAGCTGCGGGTGACGATCGAGGGCGTGCCTTGTGAGGGCGTCACCGGCGTCGTCGGCGGACGCGCCCCGAACGCCCTGCTGGATCTGGCCCAGCGCGGCGAGCGGGCCGCGGCCGAGCGGCTGGCCGCGGAGCTCGACCAGGTCTGGCGGCTGGTGGTCGCGCCGGCGTGGCCGATGTTCCGGGCCCGGCTGGAGGCGGACATCTCCGGACACGCCCAGGTCATCGCCCGCCACGGCCTGGCCGCGGTCTGGCCCGGTCTGCACCCCAGCCTGGACATGCCCGCCGACGACCACCTGCGGGTGGCGAGCCGGTTCAAGGGCCGGATCCCGTCCGGCGGCGGGCTGACCCTGGTGCCGACGGTGTTCGGCAGTGCTCTGCGGATCATCGCGGACTCGATCCCGGCGCCGGATCCGCGCTCGCCCATGCTCGCCTATCCCGCGGCTCCGGGGCCGCGCAGCAGGTCGTCGGACTCCGTGCCGCCGCCCCCGGACCCGGCGCCGGACCTGCTCGGCGCGACCCGGGCCCGGCTGCTGGCCGACCTGGACATCGCGCGCACGACCGCGGAGCTCGGCGAGCGCCACTTCCTGGCCGTCAGCACCGTGTCGTACCACCTGGGCATCCTGCACCGCTCCGGCCTGGTGACCCGGGTCCGCGACCGGAACCGGGTGCTCTACCAGCACAGTTCGCGGGCCGCGGCGGTGCTGCCGGGACCGCGCCGGTGA
- a CDS encoding ATP-dependent DNA helicase codes for MPNSVPTAKPEPTATPGGATPEPATDDLTPLLDAAVEALGGQTRPGQIAMAKAVAASLDDRVHLLVQAGTGTGKSLAYLVPALAHHKRVIVATATLALQRQLVAHDLPRLATAITPLIKREPAFALLKGRNNYVCLNKVEGGAEDENQDVLFDPLAVGKLGAEVLRVREWVEETESGDRDDLSPGVSDRAWAQVSVSARECLGSKCQYFEDCFAEQAKELARSADVVVTNHALLAIAAMDSDVQVLPEHDAVIVDEAHELVNRVTSAATGELTKTAVERAHHRADKFLKEATGANLAVATLDLTEALENTPEGRFQRGLPEELGMALVALRDASRSALTELSKNKGGDLDMDGARKQARAATEAVHQVAERVLEGAEQDVVWLERSEFKGVKNSTLKIAPLGIEHLLRFKMFARTPVVLTSATLKLGGDFTGVAGSVGLYGSERVELDFKPELPEEIYDAAVKLLRDGDSDGEEFLDTVQNLPQHWRALDVGSPFDYPKQGILYVARHLDPPGRDGIRDDQLDLLADLMDNAGGRTLGLFSSMRAAQTATEKLRAKIDLPILCQGEDSLAELLRKFSSDPETCLFGTLSLWQGVNVPGPSLQLVVIDRIPFPRPDDPVSAARTEAVGRSGGNGFMAVSASHAALLLAQGAGRLVRAIDDKGVVAVLDSRLATKPYGGFLRASMPAFWQTDDTDRVLKSLRAIDAMAKLAENAEKDREKDDEQEDEQDAEED; via the coding sequence ATGCCGAACTCTGTACCGACTGCAAAACCAGAGCCGACTGCGACACCGGGCGGGGCCACCCCCGAGCCTGCCACCGATGACCTGACCCCCCTGCTCGACGCGGCAGTCGAGGCGTTGGGCGGTCAGACGCGCCCCGGCCAGATCGCGATGGCCAAGGCCGTCGCGGCGAGCCTGGACGACCGGGTCCACCTGCTGGTGCAGGCCGGCACCGGCACCGGCAAGTCGCTGGCGTACCTGGTCCCGGCCCTGGCGCACCACAAGCGCGTGATCGTGGCCACCGCGACGCTGGCCCTCCAGCGCCAGCTCGTGGCGCACGACCTGCCCCGGCTGGCCACGGCGATAACCCCGCTGATCAAGCGGGAGCCGGCGTTCGCGCTGCTCAAGGGCCGCAACAACTACGTGTGCCTGAACAAGGTCGAGGGCGGCGCCGAGGACGAGAACCAGGACGTGCTCTTCGACCCGCTGGCCGTGGGCAAGCTCGGGGCCGAGGTGCTGCGGGTCCGGGAGTGGGTGGAGGAGACCGAGTCCGGGGACCGCGACGACCTCTCCCCGGGCGTGTCCGACCGCGCCTGGGCGCAGGTGTCGGTCTCGGCGCGGGAGTGCCTGGGCTCCAAGTGCCAGTACTTCGAGGACTGCTTCGCCGAGCAGGCCAAGGAGCTGGCCCGGTCCGCGGACGTGGTCGTCACCAACCACGCGCTGCTGGCCATCGCGGCCATGGACTCCGACGTGCAGGTGCTGCCCGAGCACGACGCGGTGATCGTCGACGAGGCGCACGAGCTGGTGAACCGCGTGACCTCCGCGGCGACCGGCGAGCTCACCAAGACCGCGGTCGAGCGGGCGCACCACCGGGCGGACAAGTTCCTGAAGGAGGCCACGGGCGCGAACCTGGCGGTGGCCACCCTGGATCTCACCGAGGCGCTGGAGAACACTCCGGAGGGCCGCTTTCAGCGCGGGCTGCCCGAGGAGCTCGGCATGGCGCTGGTCGCGTTGCGCGACGCCAGCCGCTCGGCGCTCACCGAGCTGTCCAAGAACAAGGGCGGCGACCTGGATATGGACGGCGCCCGCAAGCAGGCGCGGGCCGCGACCGAGGCCGTGCACCAGGTCGCCGAGCGCGTACTGGAGGGCGCCGAGCAGGACGTGGTCTGGCTGGAGCGCAGCGAGTTCAAGGGCGTCAAGAACTCCACGCTCAAGATCGCCCCGCTCGGCATCGAGCACCTGCTGCGCTTCAAGATGTTCGCGCGCACCCCGGTGGTCCTCACCTCGGCGACGCTCAAGCTCGGCGGCGACTTCACCGGCGTGGCCGGCAGCGTCGGGCTCTACGGCAGCGAGCGCGTGGAACTGGACTTCAAGCCGGAGCTGCCCGAAGAGATCTACGACGCGGCGGTGAAGCTGCTGCGCGACGGCGACAGCGACGGCGAGGAGTTCCTGGACACGGTCCAGAACCTGCCGCAGCACTGGCGGGCCCTGGACGTCGGCTCGCCCTTCGACTACCCGAAGCAGGGCATCCTGTACGTCGCGCGGCACCTGGACCCGCCGGGCCGCGACGGCATCCGCGACGACCAGCTGGACCTGCTCGCCGACCTGATGGACAACGCCGGCGGCCGCACGCTGGGCCTGTTCTCCTCGATGCGCGCGGCCCAGACCGCCACCGAGAAGCTGCGGGCGAAGATCGACCTGCCGATCCTGTGCCAGGGCGAGGACTCGCTGGCCGAACTGCTCCGCAAGTTCTCCTCGGACCCCGAGACCTGCCTGTTCGGCACGCTGTCGCTGTGGCAGGGCGTGAACGTGCCCGGACCCTCGCTACAGCTGGTGGTGATCGACCGCATCCCGTTCCCGCGCCCGGACGACCCGGTCTCCGCGGCCCGCACCGAGGCCGTCGGCCGCAGCGGCGGCAACGGGTTCATGGCGGTCTCCGCCTCGCACGCCGCGCTGCTGCTGGCCCAGGGCGCCGGCCGCCTGGTCCGGGCGATAGACGACAAGGGCGTGGTGGCGGTGCTGGACTCCCGGCTGGCGACCAAGCCGTACGGCGGCTTCCTGCGGGCCTCCATGCCGGCCTTCTGGCAGACCGACGACACCGACAGGGTGCTGAAGTCGCTGCGGGCCATCGACGCGATGGCGAAGCTGGCGGAGAACGCCGAGAAGGACCGCGAAAAGGACGACGAGCAGGAGGACGAGCAGGACGCCGAGGAGGACTGA